Proteins from one Deltaproteobacteria bacterium genomic window:
- a CDS encoding peptidase M16 codes for MSKHEHGFELVEERQIKEIHSLARLYRHFKTGARVLSVQNDDPNKVFGITFRTPPKDSTGVAHILEHSVLCGSRRYPVKEPFVELLKGSLQTFLNAFTYPDRTCYPVASLNERDFRNLTDVYLDAVFHPRITPEIFRQEGWRYELDGEGKALSMQGVVFNEMKGVYSSAPSLLGETCQRSLFPDTLYGLDSGGDPEVIPTLTYEDFKRFHETYYHPSNSWIFFYGDDDPDERLKLLVEYLDEFEALAVDSNIPLQSPIPCPVRVVRPYPAGEEQGEPKSMACLNWLLPEIVEAEVGLAWGVLGYLLVAMPGSPLRRALIESGLGEDLVGEGLETDLRQMSFSTGLSGVRPGDEDKVHDLILDTLTRVAREGFEPELVEAALNRMEFALRENNTGSAPRGLVVMLRAMKAWIYDRGPFLFLEFEPALERLKSRLASGEPVFRDLVARYLLDNEHRSFVVMEPDTAFETLRAARDRERLDAVLQGMTLEVLEAVKDEQARLKAFQETPDRPEDLARIPFLKRSDINPAIRTVPHEILHLDGVEIHRHALETNGIAYLGLGLDIGAVPEHLLSLLPIYCRAILEMGNGLEDYVRFSTRIRRKTGGLSAGPLVVALRGKDRCRGLFMLQGKSTGDKVGDMIGIMADVLRGTDFDDKARLTQIVLEEKAGLEQSLVPYGHAVVLNRLNSWFGEANWLGDRFNGLEYLFYLRSLANRLDSDWPGVLDDLCRLRNVLLNRKNMIVNATMPDSLWDRTVAPLYDLVGSIPEVLSHPREWPGAGPAVSEALIVPSQVNYVGRVLPLDDGGDDNHGAIQVAMNILKTSWLWEQVRVRGGAYGAFCGYDRIMRIMTCGSYRDPNIKRTVEAFAGSAAFLTGRGLPVEELDKAVIGTIGDLDAPKFPDAEGLAATLRYLSGFRDEDRQRTRDQVLAVSMEDLARFGRSMADSDRLAVVSVLGSARAVDQAEAEGLGFERRINLL; via the coding sequence ATGAGCAAGCACGAGCATGGGTTCGAATTGGTGGAAGAACGGCAGATTAAAGAAATCCATTCCCTGGCCAGGCTCTACCGGCATTTCAAGACCGGGGCCCGAGTTTTGTCCGTTCAGAACGACGATCCGAACAAGGTTTTCGGCATCACCTTCCGGACCCCGCCTAAAGACTCGACCGGAGTGGCACATATCCTGGAGCATTCGGTCCTGTGCGGTTCGAGGCGCTACCCGGTCAAGGAACCATTTGTCGAACTCCTCAAAGGATCATTGCAGACTTTTCTGAATGCCTTCACCTATCCGGACCGGACCTGCTATCCGGTGGCCAGCCTGAACGAGCGGGATTTTCGAAATTTGACCGACGTCTACCTTGATGCGGTCTTTCATCCCAGAATCACTCCGGAGATCTTCCGCCAGGAGGGTTGGAGGTATGAACTCGACGGGGAGGGAAAGGCCTTGTCCATGCAGGGCGTAGTCTTCAACGAGATGAAGGGGGTCTATTCCTCCGCCCCAAGCCTTTTGGGCGAGACATGTCAGCGGTCCCTGTTCCCGGACACCCTCTATGGCCTGGATTCCGGAGGTGATCCGGAGGTCATTCCGACTTTGACCTACGAGGACTTCAAACGATTTCACGAGACCTATTACCATCCTTCCAACAGCTGGATCTTCTTCTACGGCGACGACGACCCTGACGAGAGACTGAAGCTCCTGGTCGAATATTTGGACGAGTTCGAGGCATTGGCCGTGGATTCAAATATTCCCCTTCAGAGTCCGATCCCTTGTCCGGTTAGGGTTGTCAGACCCTACCCAGCCGGTGAGGAGCAGGGTGAACCCAAGAGCATGGCATGTTTGAACTGGCTTCTGCCCGAGATCGTCGAGGCCGAGGTCGGCCTGGCATGGGGTGTGCTTGGGTATCTGCTGGTGGCCATGCCCGGATCGCCCCTGCGCCGGGCCCTGATCGAGTCGGGTCTGGGCGAGGATCTTGTCGGCGAGGGCCTGGAGACGGATTTGCGGCAGATGAGCTTTTCCACCGGCCTGAGCGGAGTCCGACCCGGAGACGAGGACAAGGTCCACGACCTGATTCTGGATACCCTGACCCGAGTGGCTCGGGAAGGGTTCGAGCCTGAATTGGTCGAGGCCGCCCTGAACAGGATGGAGTTCGCCCTGCGGGAGAATAACACCGGGTCTGCCCCGAGGGGCCTGGTTGTCATGCTTCGAGCCATGAAAGCCTGGATCTACGACCGCGGGCCATTCCTCTTTTTGGAATTCGAACCGGCCCTCGAACGGCTCAAGTCGAGACTGGCCTCCGGGGAGCCTGTGTTCCGAGATCTGGTGGCCCGGTATCTTTTGGACAACGAGCACCGCAGCTTCGTCGTCATGGAACCCGACACGGCCTTTGAGACGCTCAGGGCCGCCCGGGACCGGGAGCGCCTGGACGCCGTTCTGCAAGGCATGACCCTCGAGGTCCTTGAGGCGGTCAAAGACGAGCAGGCCCGTCTTAAGGCCTTTCAGGAAACCCCGGACAGGCCCGAGGACCTGGCCAGGATTCCCTTTCTCAAGCGTTCGGACATCAATCCGGCCATCAGGACGGTTCCTCACGAGATTCTTCATCTCGACGGCGTCGAGATCCATCGCCACGCCCTGGAGACCAACGGCATCGCCTATCTCGGTCTGGGGCTGGACATCGGGGCCGTGCCCGAACACCTGCTGTCCCTTCTGCCCATCTATTGCCGGGCCATTCTGGAGATGGGCAACGGCCTTGAGGACTATGTCCGGTTCAGCACGCGCATCCGGCGCAAGACCGGGGGGCTGTCGGCTGGGCCCCTGGTAGTGGCCCTGCGCGGTAAAGACCGTTGCCGCGGGCTGTTCATGCTTCAGGGAAAGTCCACGGGTGACAAGGTCGGGGACATGATCGGGATCATGGCTGATGTCCTGCGGGGAACCGATTTTGACGACAAGGCCAGGCTGACCCAGATTGTTTTGGAGGAGAAGGCCGGTCTGGAGCAGTCCCTCGTGCCCTATGGTCACGCCGTCGTCCTGAACAGACTCAATTCCTGGTTTGGGGAGGCCAATTGGTTGGGTGATAGGTTTAACGGGCTTGAGTATCTGTTCTATCTTCGTAGTCTGGCGAACCGACTGGATTCGGACTGGCCCGGAGTCTTGGACGATCTCTGCAGACTACGGAACGTTCTCCTGAATAGGAAGAACATGATCGTCAACGCGACCATGCCTGATTCCCTCTGGGATCGGACAGTGGCGCCCCTGTACGACCTTGTCGGGTCCATTCCTGAGGTTTTGTCCCACCCCCGGGAATGGCCGGGAGCCGGCCCGGCCGTGTCCGAGGCCTTGATCGTGCCCTCCCAGGTCAACTACGTGGGGCGCGTCCTGCCCCTTGACGATGGAGGGGACGACAACCACGGGGCCATTCAGGTGGCCATGAACATTCTCAAGACCTCTTGGCTCTGGGAGCAGGTCCGGGTTCGCGGTGGGGCCTATGGAGCTTTTTGTGGGTATGACCGGATCATGCGGATCATGACCTGCGGATCGTATCGGGACCCGAACATCAAGCGCACGGTGGAGGCCTTTGCCGGGAGCGCCGCGTTTTTGACCGGCCGGGGCCTTCCTGTCGAGGAACTCGACAAGGCCGTCATCGGGACCATCGGAGATCTGGACGCCCCCAAGTTTCCCGACGCCGAGGGCCTGGCCGCAACCTTGCGGTATCTGAGCGGGTTTAGGGACGAGGATCGGCAGAGGACTCGGGATCAGGTTCTTGCCGTCTCCATGGAGGACCTGGCCCGGTTCGGCCGATCCATGGCCGATTCCGATCGCCTGGCGGTGGTCTCGGTCCTGGGCTCGGCCCGGGCCGTGGATCAGGCCGAAGCTGAAGGCCTCGGGTTCGAGCGGAGGATCAATCTGCTCTGA
- a CDS encoding DUF3592 domain-containing protein — MNQQMSRSRGDDIVEGMRRKMRRARTALFLLFGVLAPVVIVSVGLEQGVERARFVIGPAALIVLMAIGGLFGMFKVLENRLIEGVRIMNRVRPRTMVARSLGLRDIKGSILVVLWPEGRTMDSLWSVAILKNMEKHPTFPRKDVKVAVYAESSMTEAEVVVDLGDKVMWGRLVGREGLPAAVRGMRNFTLGLMVCFLIGGAVLNRVGWNDLQGARQELTLARESLSWPGAEGKIVSSTVQKVRISKGKTSVPGCVARVHYTYSESDRIFEGNRFFFGHGPSEDCAWQGALATRFRAGEMVEVYRDPQRPWLSTLFGGDVSACEEKVKDAMYKSVFFAIIWAMLLAVPLGMLIVGRQRWMAVRAMGLTG, encoded by the coding sequence ATGAATCAACAAATGTCCAGATCTCGGGGCGACGACATCGTGGAGGGCATGAGGAGGAAGATGCGACGGGCCAGAACGGCCTTGTTTCTGTTGTTCGGAGTGCTGGCGCCTGTTGTGATTGTTTCCGTCGGCCTGGAACAGGGCGTGGAACGAGCTAGGTTCGTTATTGGGCCTGCGGCTCTGATTGTTCTCATGGCCATTGGGGGGCTCTTCGGCATGTTCAAGGTTCTGGAAAATCGTTTGATCGAAGGTGTTCGAATCATGAACCGGGTTCGCCCGAGGACCATGGTGGCTCGAAGTTTGGGGCTGAGGGATATAAAGGGTTCGATTCTGGTGGTTCTTTGGCCCGAGGGCAGAACTATGGACAGCCTGTGGTCCGTGGCCATCTTGAAGAACATGGAGAAGCACCCCACATTCCCCCGAAAAGACGTCAAGGTTGCCGTGTATGCCGAGAGTTCCATGACCGAGGCCGAGGTGGTCGTGGATTTGGGAGACAAGGTCATGTGGGGACGGCTGGTGGGTCGCGAGGGTCTGCCGGCGGCCGTCCGGGGCATGAGAAACTTCACGCTGGGGTTGATGGTCTGTTTTCTGATCGGCGGGGCGGTCCTCAACCGGGTCGGCTGGAATGATCTCCAAGGGGCTCGGCAGGAATTAACCCTGGCCCGGGAGAGCCTTTCCTGGCCGGGGGCAGAGGGGAAGATCGTTTCTTCGACAGTCCAGAAGGTCCGCATTTCCAAGGGCAAGACCTCCGTACCCGGGTGCGTGGCCCGGGTCCATTACACCTATTCGGAATCGGATCGGATCTTCGAGGGAAACCGGTTTTTTTTCGGCCATGGACCGTCCGAGGACTGCGCGTGGCAAGGGGCCCTGGCCACTCGTTTCAGGGCCGGGGAGATGGTGGAGGTCTATCGCGATCCGCAGCGGCCTTGGCTTTCGACCTTGTTCGGCGGGGACGTGTCCGCCTGTGAGGAGAAGGTCAAGGATGCCATGTACAAGTCGGTTTTCTTCGCCATCATTTGGGCAATGCTTCTTGCCGTTCCTCTGGGCATGCTGATTGTCGGCCGTCAACGCTGGATGGCGGTCCGGGCCATGGGGCTAACAGGGTAG
- a CDS encoding 7-cyano-7-deazaguanine reductase has product MHASKYDPGGRKWRYALAWTVVGGLLTVGVALAMTTTDQAMFCGSCHSMSEAALTHKRSVHADLACNECHAPHNLLVKIPFKTKEGTRDIFVTVTSSIPDLIHPGEETREITQANCRRCHGATTSTVVMESKAYCTDCHRHVPHMPKIPVAKRSAADA; this is encoded by the coding sequence ATGCACGCATCCAAGTATGATCCAGGAGGACGCAAATGGCGTTATGCCCTGGCATGGACCGTTGTCGGCGGCCTGCTCACGGTCGGAGTGGCCCTAGCCATGACCACCACCGACCAGGCCATGTTCTGCGGGAGTTGCCATTCCATGTCCGAGGCCGCCCTGACCCACAAACGCTCGGTACACGCCGATCTGGCCTGCAATGAATGCCACGCCCCCCACAACCTGCTGGTCAAGATCCCGTTCAAGACCAAAGAGGGCACCCGTGACATCTTCGTCACCGTGACCAGTTCCATTCCCGATCTCATCCACCCCGGGGAGGAAACCAGGGAGATCACCCAGGCCAACTGCCGCCGCTGCCATGGCGCGACCACATCCACCGTGGTCATGGAGAGCAAGGCCTATTGCACCGACTGCCATCGTCACGTTCCCCATATGCCCAAAATCCCAGTAGCCAAGAGGAGTGCCGCCGATGCTTAG
- a CDS encoding isoleucine--tRNA ligase: protein MSDYKKTLNLPQTIFPMKASLTKNEPVMLEFWESIDAYQSMVEANQGRPDYVLHDGPPYANGHIHLGTAMNKILKDIIVKHRNMTGRQARYIPGWDCHGLPIEHKVEQELGADKARMSPLDIRRRCREYALSWLDVQRSEFRQLGVLGDWDDPYMTMTPAYETATAGELCAFMAQGSVQRNLKPIHWCCSCQTALAEAEVEYADHTSPSIYVAFPLKDQKLSDIFSKTKIKQASIVIWTTTPWTIPDNMAVAVHPDFEYVLIENDGRQFILAAELLETCATRFNWADPKILGRTPGKDLEGLVADHPFFPRKSPVVLADYVSLDTGTGCVHTAPGHGREDYETGLRYGLEVLSPLDDQGRFLATVEPLAGLNVFQSNPKVMDILKEQGALLASEKISHSYPHCWRCKKPVIFRATTQWFISMDKNDLRRNALEAIDNQVEWIPSWGRDRIHNMIEHRPDWCISRQRMWGVPIIALLCKDCGQAWFDADWVRSVVDGFATHPTGADHWFEAPLEDIIPAGLTCPKCGGTHWEKEDDILDVWFDSGTSFAAVLEGRPECRFPADLYLEGTDQ, encoded by the coding sequence ATGAGCGACTACAAGAAGACCCTCAACCTTCCCCAGACCATCTTCCCCATGAAGGCTAGCCTGACCAAGAATGAACCGGTCATGCTCGAATTCTGGGAATCCATCGACGCCTACCAGTCCATGGTCGAAGCCAACCAGGGCCGGCCCGACTACGTCCTCCATGACGGCCCGCCCTACGCCAACGGGCACATCCACCTGGGCACGGCCATGAACAAGATCCTCAAGGACATCATCGTCAAACATCGGAACATGACCGGACGCCAAGCCCGCTACATACCGGGATGGGACTGTCACGGCCTGCCCATCGAGCACAAGGTCGAGCAGGAGCTCGGGGCCGACAAGGCCAGAATGTCCCCTCTAGACATTCGCCGGCGCTGCCGGGAATACGCATTGAGTTGGCTCGACGTGCAGCGCTCTGAATTCCGCCAGCTCGGAGTTCTGGGCGACTGGGACGACCCGTACATGACCATGACCCCGGCCTACGAGACGGCCACGGCCGGAGAACTCTGCGCCTTCATGGCCCAGGGCTCGGTCCAGAGAAACCTGAAGCCCATCCACTGGTGCTGCTCCTGTCAGACAGCATTGGCCGAGGCAGAGGTCGAGTACGCCGACCACACATCACCGTCCATCTATGTCGCCTTTCCTCTGAAGGACCAAAAACTCTCAGACATTTTTTCTAAAACCAAAATCAAACAGGCCTCCATCGTCATCTGGACCACCACACCCTGGACCATTCCCGACAACATGGCCGTGGCCGTCCATCCGGATTTCGAGTACGTCCTGATCGAGAACGACGGGCGACAATTCATCCTGGCCGCTGAACTTCTGGAGACCTGCGCCACCCGCTTCAACTGGGCCGACCCGAAAATCCTCGGCCGGACCCCCGGCAAGGACCTCGAAGGTCTGGTGGCTGACCACCCATTTTTCCCCCGTAAGTCCCCGGTGGTCCTGGCCGACTACGTCAGCCTGGACACAGGCACCGGCTGCGTCCACACCGCCCCTGGCCACGGCCGGGAAGACTACGAGACCGGCCTGCGTTACGGCCTGGAAGTCCTCTCGCCTCTTGACGACCAGGGCCGGTTCCTGGCTACGGTGGAGCCTCTGGCCGGACTGAACGTCTTCCAGTCCAACCCGAAGGTCATGGACATCCTGAAGGAACAGGGTGCCTTGCTGGCTTCCGAGAAGATCTCCCACTCCTATCCCCATTGCTGGCGGTGCAAGAAACCGGTCATCTTCCGAGCAACCACCCAATGGTTCATTTCCATGGACAAAAACGATCTGCGCCGAAATGCCCTGGAGGCCATCGACAATCAGGTCGAATGGATACCCTCTTGGGGCCGTGATCGTATCCACAACATGATCGAACATCGACCCGACTGGTGCATCTCAAGACAGCGTATGTGGGGCGTGCCCATCATCGCCTTGCTTTGCAAGGATTGCGGCCAGGCTTGGTTCGACGCCGACTGGGTCCGCTCCGTGGTCGACGGTTTCGCCACTCATCCCACCGGGGCCGACCACTGGTTTGAGGCACCATTGGAAGACATTATCCCGGCCGGGCTGACCTGCCCCAAATGCGGGGGCACGCATTGGGAAAAGGAGGACGACATTCTGGACGTCTGGTTCGACTCGGGCACGAGTTTCGCCGCTGTTCTCGAAGGTCGTCCCGAGTGCCGATTCCCGGCCGACCTTTACCTCGAAGGCACAGATCAG
- a CDS encoding ammonia-forming cytochrome c nitrite reductase subunit c552 — protein MLSTRRLITVLAMGLALALAGCSDYSDPQTPVFKTKLSSDEIRNTPFKAEFPLHYETYLRNDESETMTEYGGSVPYNKNDDVNPLPEGYKHAQPYLKNLWLGYPFSYEYRAARGHTHAMRDILHIDRLNRYAEKAGLPSTCWNCKGAKMLEWTKEYGDDFWAKDFNEFRTQVDLEENTIGCANCHDPADMTLRLYSVPLQDHLKAEGKDFKTLPRNEQRALVCGQCHVEYYFQDKGFGPAKKPVFPWAEGKDPEDMYAYYKTHGDTTTPGFEGNFVDWVHPVSKTPMLKAQHPEYETWYNGVHGAAGVSCSDCHMSYVRLDGKKKMSNHHWTSPLKDPDMKACRQCHTDKSPDYLKARVIYTQDKVWGQLMAAQDISVKAHEAIRLADEYEGPRPENYDQLMIEAREMCRKGQFFWDLVSAENSVGFHNPTKALDTLARSQQYSQKSVDLAIQAANYATAKDLAGDIKEIVPPILYHSRVLQMDPDHMAGHKWFQYIPLTPKSEQIWDENRRIVPMPAAG, from the coding sequence ATGCTTAGCACGCGCCGACTGATCACTGTGCTGGCCATGGGCCTGGCCCTGGCCTTGGCCGGGTGTTCGGACTATTCCGACCCCCAGACCCCCGTCTTCAAGACCAAGCTCTCGTCCGACGAGATTCGCAACACGCCCTTCAAGGCCGAGTTTCCCCTCCACTACGAGACCTATCTCAGGAACGACGAATCCGAGACCATGACCGAGTACGGCGGATCCGTGCCCTACAACAAGAACGACGACGTCAACCCCCTGCCCGAGGGCTACAAACACGCCCAGCCCTATCTGAAGAACCTCTGGCTGGGCTACCCCTTCAGCTACGAGTACCGGGCCGCCCGGGGCCACACTCACGCCATGCGGGACATCCTGCACATCGACCGCCTGAACCGCTACGCCGAAAAGGCCGGCCTGCCCTCCACCTGCTGGAACTGCAAAGGGGCCAAGATGCTCGAGTGGACCAAGGAGTACGGGGACGACTTCTGGGCCAAGGACTTCAACGAGTTCCGGACCCAGGTCGATCTGGAGGAGAACACCATCGGCTGCGCCAACTGCCACGACCCGGCCGACATGACTCTGCGCCTCTACTCAGTGCCCCTGCAGGACCATCTCAAAGCCGAGGGCAAGGACTTCAAGACCCTGCCCAGAAACGAGCAGCGGGCCTTGGTCTGCGGCCAGTGCCATGTGGAATACTATTTCCAGGACAAGGGCTTCGGACCGGCCAAGAAGCCGGTCTTCCCGTGGGCCGAGGGCAAGGACCCCGAGGACATGTACGCCTACTACAAGACCCACGGCGACACGACCACGCCGGGCTTCGAGGGTAATTTCGTGGACTGGGTCCATCCCGTGTCCAAGACGCCCATGCTCAAGGCCCAGCATCCCGAATACGAGACCTGGTACAACGGCGTCCACGGCGCGGCCGGGGTCTCCTGCTCCGATTGCCACATGAGCTACGTCCGTCTGGACGGCAAGAAGAAGATGTCCAACCACCACTGGACCTCGCCCCTGAAGGACCCGGACATGAAGGCCTGCCGTCAGTGCCACACGGACAAGTCGCCCGACTATCTCAAGGCGCGGGTCATCTACACCCAGGACAAGGTCTGGGGCCAGCTCATGGCCGCCCAGGACATCTCGGTCAAGGCCCACGAGGCCATCCGCCTGGCCGACGAGTATGAGGGACCCAGGCCCGAGAACTACGACCAACTCATGATCGAGGCCCGGGAAATGTGCCGCAAGGGCCAGTTCTTCTGGGATCTCGTCTCGGCCGAGAACAGCGTCGGCTTCCACAACCCCACCAAGGCCCTGGACACCCTGGCCCGGTCTCAGCAGTACAGCCAGAAGTCCGTGGACCTGGCCATTCAGGCCGCCAACTACGCCACGGCCAAGGACTTGGCCGGCGACATCAAGGAGATCGTCCCGCCCATCCTCTACCACAGCCGTGTTCTGCAGATGGACCCGGACCACATGGCCGGCCACAAGTGGTTCCAGTACATCCCCCTTACCCCCAAGTCCGAACAGATCTGGGACGAGAATCGACGTATCGTTCCGATGCCCGCCGCCGGATGA
- a CDS encoding right-handed parallel beta-helix repeat-containing protein, which translates to MTGTSHNTRFFGLSLILAIFATLILSVTAQAWPQFWISPTGHDSNPGTANAPFQSLARARDAVRTVGPNLDADIVVNLYGGTYRLTEPLILDGRDSGRNSHHVVWQAASGHRPVVCGSIPVQGWRSLDGHGNIQVADIPPGIRSRQLFVNGQRAVRAATTDYPTSFLPKGRMGIRYAFTTYNDPAWAFPALWNNPAEIDAVLVSQWKMMICGVESVQSTDEQGSGLLIMKEPAWTNANTFLSEDPLRPGVFGPGLWSFWQVARFENSLSFIDQPGEWAMDSTLGKIYYLPRDGEDLARAEVELPVLESLIVGHGTPEQPVTNIRFQGLTFRYATWLGPSGGQGYVTDQSGAHLVGRQATNIIGHIWPNTLGCAERLVLTPGNLGFTYARKIEFVFNVFEGLGAAALNCGTGCQGLIVRNNRFTDISSSAVQIGGIGEVDHHPPSEVHLTKDNLVQNNLIELTGRDYVDTAAIFVGSTTRTTIKNNTITGVPWSGIALGWGWGLLDPGSFPGLPDAYPGIWEFFDTPTATTGNRIVSNRIEGFLQALWDGGAIYTTGAQGTSLDTGTWIAGNVALAKRPAAGGNVFYTDGGSRFVVLAGNVSFGNEPGGYDFGPPPKLDAPLPYSPIPSMINGMPYGQDIGGCRTYGDILYLWNYWQHDEFFNICPYTDGDGTIHPVNLTFFGNKVVDSLSEVPIHILKMAGIQEPVP; encoded by the coding sequence ATGACCGGAACATCCCACAACACCCGTTTTTTCGGGCTGAGTCTCATCCTGGCAATCTTCGCGACCCTCATTCTATCCGTGACGGCCCAAGCCTGGCCCCAGTTCTGGATCTCACCCACGGGCCACGACTCCAACCCAGGCACGGCCAACGCGCCCTTCCAGTCCCTGGCCCGGGCCAGGGACGCGGTTCGAACCGTGGGCCCGAACCTTGACGCCGACATTGTCGTCAATCTCTACGGAGGAACCTATCGGTTGACCGAGCCCCTGATACTGGATGGTCGCGATTCCGGCCGGAACTCCCATCATGTGGTTTGGCAGGCCGCATCCGGCCACAGGCCCGTTGTCTGCGGGTCCATCCCCGTCCAGGGATGGCGATCGCTGGATGGCCACGGAAATATCCAGGTCGCGGATATTCCTCCCGGCATCAGGTCCAGACAACTCTTCGTCAACGGCCAGCGAGCTGTCCGGGCGGCAACCACCGACTATCCGACCAGCTTCCTGCCCAAGGGCCGCATGGGCATCCGCTACGCCTTCACCACTTACAATGATCCGGCCTGGGCCTTCCCGGCCCTGTGGAACAACCCGGCCGAAATTGACGCCGTTCTCGTTTCCCAGTGGAAGATGATGATCTGCGGAGTGGAATCCGTCCAGTCTACGGACGAGCAGGGGAGCGGCCTTTTGATCATGAAGGAGCCGGCCTGGACCAACGCCAACACCTTTCTCTCCGAAGACCCTCTTCGACCTGGTGTGTTCGGTCCCGGGCTCTGGAGCTTCTGGCAGGTGGCCCGGTTCGAGAACAGCCTGTCCTTCATTGACCAGCCCGGCGAATGGGCCATGGATTCGACCCTTGGGAAGATCTACTATCTACCCAGGGACGGCGAGGACCTGGCCCGGGCCGAGGTCGAGCTGCCCGTGCTCGAGTCCCTGATCGTCGGGCATGGCACTCCCGAACAGCCGGTGACCAACATCCGCTTCCAGGGGCTGACCTTCCGTTACGCCACCTGGCTCGGCCCTAGCGGTGGTCAGGGTTACGTGACCGACCAGAGCGGCGCCCATCTGGTCGGCCGGCAGGCCACCAACATCATTGGCCATATCTGGCCCAACACCCTGGGCTGTGCGGAGCGTTTGGTCCTCACCCCGGGAAACCTCGGTTTTACCTACGCCCGGAAAATCGAGTTCGTTTTCAACGTGTTCGAAGGCCTCGGGGCCGCGGCCCTGAATTGTGGAACCGGCTGCCAAGGCCTCATCGTTCGCAACAACCGTTTCACCGACATTTCCTCCTCGGCCGTGCAAATCGGCGGCATCGGGGAAGTCGACCACCACCCGCCGTCCGAGGTCCATCTGACCAAGGACAACCTCGTCCAGAACAACCTCATCGAGCTAACCGGGCGAGACTATGTCGACACCGCGGCCATCTTTGTCGGGTCGACCACCCGAACGACCATCAAGAACAACACCATCACTGGCGTACCCTGGTCCGGTATCGCCCTAGGCTGGGGGTGGGGTCTGCTCGACCCTGGCAGCTTTCCGGGTCTGCCAGACGCCTATCCGGGCATCTGGGAATTTTTCGACACGCCCACGGCCACCACCGGCAACAGAATCGTCTCCAACCGCATCGAGGGTTTTCTCCAGGCACTCTGGGACGGCGGAGCCATCTACACCACCGGCGCTCAAGGAACATCCCTTGATACCGGAACCTGGATCGCCGGCAACGTGGCCCTCGCTAAAAGACCGGCCGCCGGTGGCAATGTCTTCTATACCGACGGAGGCAGTCGCTTCGTGGTCCTGGCCGGCAACGTATCATTTGGCAACGAGCCGGGCGGCTACGATTTCGGCCCGCCCCCCAAACTTGACGCCCCGCTGCCCTATTCGCCGATTCCCAGCATGATCAATGGAATGCCCTACGGCCAGGACATCGGGGGCTGCCGGACCTACGGGGACATCCTCTACCTCTGGAACTACTGGCAACACGACGAATTCTTCAACATCTGCCCCTACACGGACGGCGACGGCACGATCCATCCCGTCAATCTGACCTTCTTCGGCAACAAGGTCGTGGACTCCTTGTCCGAGGTCCCGATCCACATCCTCAAGATGGCCGGGATCCAGGAACCGGTTCCCTGA
- a CDS encoding ANTAR domain-containing protein, whose translation MDGEKHSGDTDKIIKALMDISSAINSDLYLEDILRLIVMVTAKVTGVEICSLWLIEETDKGKKIRLKATQTIEPVYLKDRELNIDEGVVGHVASRKIPLIIRDVLAESLFKEKEMAKKLGLKSLASIPLLLKDHQVIGVLNCFTSDFHDFSDTEINLITTVANQAAVAIHNSELVIKTKVIQEELETRKLVDRAKDVLMRRTKMSAEEAYQWLRKKSMDSRKPIRGIAEAILLSEEIY comes from the coding sequence ATGGATGGTGAAAAACATAGCGGCGACACGGACAAGATCATCAAGGCGCTGATGGACATCAGCAGCGCCATCAATTCGGATCTCTACCTGGAAGACATTCTCCGCCTGATCGTGATGGTCACGGCCAAGGTCACAGGGGTCGAAATCTGCTCCTTGTGGTTGATCGAGGAGACCGACAAGGGCAAGAAGATCCGCTTGAAAGCAACCCAGACCATCGAGCCGGTGTACCTGAAAGACCGGGAACTGAACATAGATGAGGGCGTTGTCGGCCACGTGGCCTCACGTAAGATCCCGCTGATCATCCGCGATGTTTTGGCCGAGTCGCTGTTCAAGGAAAAAGAGATGGCCAAAAAGCTCGGACTCAAATCCTTGGCCAGCATCCCTCTGTTGCTCAAGGATCACCAGGTGATCGGCGTTTTGAATTGCTTCACTTCGGATTTCCACGATTTTTCGGACACGGAAATCAACCTGATCACCACGGTTGCCAACCAGGCCGCGGTGGCCATCCACAACTCGGAACTGGTGATCAAGACCAAGGTCATCCAGGAGGAGCTGGAAACGCGGAAATTGGTCGACAGGGCTAAGGATGTCTTGATGCGGCGGACCAAGATGTCTGCGGAGGAAGCGTATCAGTGGCTGCGCAAAAAAAGCATGGATTCTCGAAAACCCATTCGCGGCATTGCCGAGGCCATCTTGCTTTCTGAGGAAATTTATTGA